In a single window of the Mauremys reevesii isolate NIE-2019 linkage group 3, ASM1616193v1, whole genome shotgun sequence genome:
- the GJE1 gene encoding putative gap junction epsilon-1 protein yields MGRPNNATPGLRLLRPPTVIGQFHTLFFGSVRMFFLGVLGFAVYGNEALHFSCEPDKREVNLFCYNQFRPITPQVFWALQLVTVLVPGAMFHLYAACRNIDQEDILQKPTYTVFYILSVLLRIVLEVVAFWLQSHLFGFQVNPLYRCDAGALDKKFNITRCMVPEHFEKTIFLIAMYTFTVITVVLCVAEIFEILCRRLGFLNNP; encoded by the exons ATGGGGCGCCCCAACAACGCAACGCCGGGGCTGCGGCTG CTCAGGCCTCCAACAGTGATTGGTCAGTTCCATACCCTTTTCTTTGGCTCAGTTCGAATGTTTTTCCTTGGTGTTTTGGGCTTTGCAGTTTATGGAAATGAGGCCTTGCACTTCAGCTGTGAGCCAGACAAGAGGGAGGTTAATCTCTTCTGTTACAATCAGTTCAGGCCCATAACTCCTCAG GTATTCTGGGCATTACAGCTAGTGACGGTTCTGGTACCTGGAGCAATGTTTCATCTTTATGCTGCATGTAGAAACATCGATCAGGAAGATATCCTCCAAAAGCCCACCTATACTGTTTTTTATATCCTCTCTGTTCTGTTAAGGATTGTCCTTGAAGTTGTGGCATTTTGGCTTCAGAGTCATCTCTTTGGCTTCCAAGTGAACCCACTCTACAGGTGTGATGCAGGAGCCCTTGACAAAAAGTTTAATATTACCAGATGCATGGTGCCAGAACACTTTGAAAAGACAATTTTCCTCATTGCTATGTACACTTTTACTGTGATTACAGTGGTGTTGTGTGTTGCTGAGATTTTTGAGATCTTATGTAGAAgactgggttttttaaataatCCGTGA